The Chanos chanos chromosome 3, fChaCha1.1, whole genome shotgun sequence genome segment TTACACTCTATACATGACCAATCCTCATGAGTTTActgttgcatgttttttttagtgaggTTCCACTCAGAGGGTGACACAGCACCTCTCCTGAAGACTGCAtgaagagcagacagacagccagactgCACACAGACATCTTATAccttgtctctgtctgagcAAATCTCAATATATTACTTTTCTTTTGCAAATTCTTATGAATACTTAGTACAAATACACCAGATAGTGTGTCTGTATAGATTTCATACTACTAATTTTGTGGTAGTGTCTTGttaaaaagtccaaaatgctTATTTTGGGGCCTGAGGCTCATATTGTGTGCAGCCTAAACACAACTAGGTCAAATGGGATCATGTAAAAGCATCATATAAAACTTCATCAGAGCATCTGACTCATTGATATTGCTGTCATAAAATATAGTCATTGGTGCTTTTAACATGAAACTCTACTTGAACTTACTTTGCTTTACTTACTTGTGTGACTAAGTAAAGTAATTCTGCACAAAATGGAGTAAGACTGTAATCAGTTCGCATGTAGGTTCATACATCATCATTTCATGTAACATAACGCTGTTCCCAACATGAGAGGTTCTTCTAAATAAATCGTCTGGAAAATATTGAAACAATATAAATGGCATCATACATAtttcagaatctctctctctctctatttacacacacacacacacacacacacacacacacatatatatatatatagagagagagagagagagagagagagagagagagagagagagagagcatatagCATATAGCCTTGCGTGAGTTCAGCAGTCTGAGTATCCTGCGTCTTATAGATATGTATTTTGTATCCTGTGTCTTATATATATAAGTTGGAAAACAATCAAACGTGAGTCTAAAGcacacatctcaaaacaaaCTCGTTCGAAAGTTCAACACGGattacagatttattttaattacttttagTTCTTTTCAGTTATCTTTGAttaaaattttttttccccttacagtAAATGTCTCATGAAATAGGACTTTGTGATATATAGAGTGAATAAGTTGAAACTACGCGGTATTTTCTAGACTGTTTGTACAATAAGAAAAGAATTCCCCCATCCAGTAGGAGGCATAAAAGAGACTTTCTCGTAAATGCTCCACCCATAAGGACAAATAGAAGAAGATGAGGAAAACAACCCAAACGTGAACCGAAACGTGAGTGGACActtgtctcagagagagggcGCCTTGGATACTCACTGAAACTGACGGCTGCGTAACAGAAATTATCATATTAACGACATTTACACGTTTTGATAAATCAGAGGTGAGCACTGATTTACGTGCATTACTCTAGTTACATGCCACACATGGTTCTCAACTGATAACGCCAGAAAGCAAGGACAGGTCAGTGAATTTTATCCTATTTCGGTAGAAGGCTAAGTAAGCTAGCTTTTGCTAAGACAGTTTACCGGGTTTAAAACTATAACATCTGGAGTTGTCTAGCTGGTTAGGAAAAATGCTTACGATagtttatacatatttatatataatgtagACAGAAAAATGCAAACTTTATAACTAGTCAGATGCTGAATAGAGTCGTCCACCGAAACTTCGTTTGCTcgtttgtttttggtttagtAAGCCCCACCGTTACGTAGCTCAGATACAGAACTAGTGGGTGTTCGGGAGATACTTTCGATAGCTACCTGTAGCCGAAAAAAGTTAATAAAGTTACCACTTTTACACAGCATTCATGTGGTcttgaaaaacatttgaaacgtggaaaattaaaaaaaaaaacggggttGCCCAGGCCTAGAAAAGTTTTTCAAAGTTAGACTCCTCtgagaggttttgtttttcGAGCATTTGTGGCCATTCACAGGCCAGTAATTCTGTCAACGTCATGTGCGAAAGTACTTGTTGAAGAAACAACTAGGGTATACCAAAGTcaatttttttcagctgtgtcaTCCATTTTTCGGTGGAAAGGGTCTAAATGGATTCTTTGCAAATGTTTTGCTAACTTTTAGGTAATATTGACTTCTGCTCGCAGATACCCTGTTTCATGCaagatattgttttattttatgcatttaaaaaaaggggggatgGACACGTTTTTGAAAATTGACCGTTTAAACTGTCTGTGAACTCTACTAAAATCAGCTTGAATTCAGTGCTGTCTTTTGTGGACTGAATGTTGCTGTTGCTTTCAAACAGTCTTATCATACCTGCAGCTGTCACGTATCTTATTGTAAGTTGATGTTATCTTCTTAGAGGTCTGGTCTGTTTCCCTGCTCTTCTGCCCTTTGTTCACGTTTCGTGTTTACTTCACTTACTGACGTAGTAGAGGTCCTGTCAGAAGTTGGACCTGCCTTCTCATGGGCATACACTGGTCACGAAATGGCGACACCCTTCTGTCTCAGCCGTCTAACGGCAGACGGGGGCAGGGGGCTGAccaggaggatgatgatgactCCCTCGATGGCTTGGACAGGCAAGAGGACATCGCTCAGTTCCCCTATGTGGAATTCACTGGCCGTGATAGCATAACATGTCCGACCTGCCAAGGGACTGGCCGCATTCCTTCTGGTGAGTCATGCGCGATTTTTTCTTAACTTCTGTCCATTCACCTCTACACACCCAAGCGAAACACATTGCATGTCTTTTGATGTAGGTTAGTGTTTGCACAGAAGTGCTAAATTTCAGTAAAACTATATCATTTGAGTCATTTGGAGGTTCATCTTGGAGTTTAAAACACGTTCTGCCATCTTGTCAAGTGACATTATGCCTAGCGATAGTTACTCTGTCTATACCTGGCTTCTATAAGACAATTCATTGGTAAGAGAACACTTTTCAGTGACCCAGTGTACAGTGGATGTAGTCTGTGCTCTCCCCCAGTATTCGGTTACAGtggaatgtgttttgtgtgggtgtgtgttgtgaggtcTTGAACtgtcttgtctttttgtttgtgtgtcaggtCAGGTCAATGAGCTGGTGGCACTGATTCCTTACAGCGATCAAAGATTACAGCCACAAAGAACGTAAGTATTGACTCCTGGTCTTCTTCAGCCCCTGACGAgatgaaagaaacattttactCCAGCTGACAAAAAAGCCCACAATCTTTTTCTAGCATTAAAACCCTCAAATTTAGGTTCCAAGACATTTCCTGAAATGTCTCTGAAATGTCCTCTTTCTGAATGCGtcctttttatattttttcactacttggtgtaaaaaaaagcaaacaaaaaaaaaccttttactTTGTGCTGCACAGAGATGTACAAATGAAATGAGgctgagacaaacacagacttaGCAAGGAAGCATTTGCAGAGTTAAGCATAAATAAACTAGCGAATGAATTTCCGTTCAGATTGGCCAACTGAGTATGAAGAAAGTTTAGCTTTATGAACTTTAAACACATTACCTAATGGCTTCAGCAAACAATGAtgtaaaacaggacagaaaataCTTGCGGTTTGGGTGGAGCCATCTGTCTTCGTGTAATGAAAAGATCTGAGTGGAGTGTTTGTCATTTAATTGTAGTTTTCCGGCATCTCAGACCTAGGGATGAACCAAGTATATTTAATGTAGAGGAGAGTTTGGACTTGTTTGTATGTAATAATTGACTATGCATTTGAAATACGTATTATTGTATATACGTATAACTGTGTATTTATTAAATGTCAATTTTTATATTGTACGTGGAACtgtgtaaattattttattgaagAATTTTGTAGAGaattgtgttttgttaattaGACATGGTTTCATCATGGGGATTAAAAACCACAGCTGGGTCTGGGCAGTTTGTCATCTTTCCCAGATAAGCTGTTACGAGCACCTACTGATACATCCACACCATTATTGGGCAGTGTTACTGAAAGCAGCTGAGTTGACATTTAGCTTTGTTTTCAAGTTCAAATTTAGTAATTGAGTTATGACTtaatttttcagttattttcttttcttttcttttcttccttgcATTGGGCACTTTTCTTCTGGTGGCTTAGGAAAATAAGCCCACTGTCTTTGGCAAcacaaacagtttatttttgtaaGGACGGTGTTTATAACGTTCCACTAAATACATCCGTGAGCTCACACTGTGGAGATTCTGTGGCTTTTTAATACGAGAGGATGATCTGAGACAGTTGTTTTGTGGAGGCTGTATGTGGTTCTGTCAGTAGTGCCATTGTATTGAAGTGATTCTGTTGATTTGaggtgatatgtgtgtgtgtctgtcattgaCAGGAAATTGTACGTAGTCTTGTCAGTGGTCCTGTGTCTGCTGATCTCTTCCCTTGCTGCCTTCTTCATGTTTCCACGGCCCGTTCTGGTCGATGACGATGGCATCCGCTCGGTCATTGTTAACTTTGACCGGAATAACAGCAAAGTCCTCATCAACATGACTGTGAGTGTTCTATTGCAAACTCCAGAAAGAAGACTTTGAACCAGCTAGGGCTCTGTTCAGGGCAACCATTAAGTGAATGATAATGTTGTTGAGGGCTAGATCCTTGTTAGCTTTTGTTCTTGGACTCCCTGATTGTATCGAATCTCCAAATACCTAATCAAACCTTGAAAGAAAATCAAGAAGTCTTAATGATAAGGACAGAGAATGccgctttgtttgtttgtgagatcTTGGAACCTCATTGAACTTCATTTGTAACTGCTGTCTTTCCATCGTTTCCCAGAGCTCCCTGAACTTCAGCAACCCAAACTTTTTCACTGTGCTGGTTGACAGTGTGAGCTGCCAGGTGCTTTATATGAAAACTGTGATTGGCACACAGCAGCTGGACAACGTCATTCACATTCAGCCGCTCAGTCAGAGACAGGTAGAGTTAATCTCCTATATCAGATGTGTGTATACATAATCTATTcagggtgggtttttttttggggggggggggttaatggTAAATAGTAAGGACAGGTTTCATACTGAAATTCAGCTATTTAAATTGATGCCATAGTTTGTTAGAAATGTTCAGTTATGCTTATGAAGCgctgtgtctttttctacaGGTGAATTTCACAGTCAGCGTGGAGATCAGCGGAAGCCTTTCTTATGTTTAGTAAGTCCCGGATACGACAACATCGTCCTGATTACACGtcaaaacatgacacacaagCTTAGTGTCTGCCTAAATATGAAGACATTTCTTTCAAGATAATAGATTAATAGTGATTTTGTTGAGAATTCATTCGTTTTGTTTGGTTCTGCAGTGCCTTTTGCACCATGGCAAGCATCAAGGTTCATAACATCGTGGTCTTTGTCCAGTAAGTCTTCCCTCTAACTTTTATGAAAATACACAGTTTTTTGAGTTGCTTTGCTTCACCACTAGCTTCTCATTATGGTGTTGCAtagttgggattttttttttttttttttggtaaattgaatgatgtatgtgattgtgtgtcatATTCCTACAGGACCTCGGTTAAGACCTCCTACATGGTACGGGCTGCTCAGAACACACTGGAGGCTTATCGGTACATCGACTGTGGTTCCAATACCACGCTACGCCAACCCTCTGAGTCGGTTTGGTTCGACCCCCACGGCTCCTCTCGTAAAAAGCTCTTAACCTGAAAACCTGAGAGATCTTCCGTGGTCAAAACTTTAGGTTAGCGTTAGCACGAGGAAAGGAGTGTCTCTGCTGTTGTGTCTCACAATAACTTTTGGGTGGTATAATGTGCCaagatttgaaaagaaaaaaagaaagttactAATGTTAAGCTACTGAACGTTGTCTGACGGAGGAGCCCTGATTCCTGGCGTGTTACAAGATGGAGCTTGTAGCTGTCACACCTTTGACCTACTGATGACTAGCATCTTTCTGCTCTTTGCTCAAAGTCTGAACCATTTCAAGGTCTTCCTCTTTGCACCTGACAAGGCTCTGattcctgtgtgtttaaaaaacttAAAAGGGAAGAAATGCCATTAATATGGAGTGTGATACTTATATTTAAGACATTTACCAAGTGTTTGGCACCTTACCATGGtatttattgctgttgttttttctgttctgtttatttagtcTAAGATGGACTCAGatggattttttgttgttgttgttttgttttgctttgtattGCTGTTTAGGCTAAAATGATTagggaaaaccttttttttgccagcaCCAACCTATAGCTTTACATTGTCAGTACAGTGTATGAGGGAGTTGAACATTTCATTCCCTTTTTTTGGAGATTGTT includes the following:
- the tmem106c gene encoding transmembrane protein 106C, translating into MGIHWSRNGDTLLSQPSNGRRGQGADQEDDDDSLDGLDRQEDIAQFPYVEFTGRDSITCPTCQGTGRIPSGQVNELVALIPYSDQRLQPQRTKLYVVLSVVLCLLISSLAAFFMFPRPVLVDDDGIRSVIVNFDRNNSKVLINMTSSLNFSNPNFFTVLVDSVSCQVLYMKTVIGTQQLDNVIHIQPLSQRQVNFTVSVEISGSLSYVYAFCTMASIKVHNIVVFVQTSVKTSYMVRAAQNTLEAYRYIDCGSNTTLRQPSESVWFDPHGSSRKKLLT